The Rosa rugosa chromosome 3, drRosRugo1.1, whole genome shotgun sequence sequence AATTCTGATagtggaaaataaaacaagtCAATATATACTAACCGAGAAATCCATCCCACCCATTCCACCTTCACCTCCCATGCCAGCAAGTTTCTGCAGATTACAGTTAAGAGTCAAAACAATGATCTGATAAATGAAactatttcaaaataaataaataaacattaaaaaaaaaactcatgagCTATTATACTCACCGAAAAATCCATCCCACCCATTCCACCTTCACCTCCCATGCCAGCAAGTTTCTGCAGATTACAGTTACAGTTAGAACTGATCTGATAAATGAAACTaattcaaaatataaaaaatccCATAAGCTAATATATACTCACAGAAAAATCCATGCCGCCCATTCCACCCATGCCGCCCATTCCGCCCATTCCGCCCATCCCACCAAGTCCGCCCATCCCTCCCATTGCATCATCACCTCCCATGCCACCAAATTTCTGCAGGTCACAGTTAGAATTAGAACAACGAACCATTACAAAAAACTAATTCAGAAGTTGAAATGCCTGTAAGCTAGTGTGTACTAACCGAGAAATCCATGCCTCCCATACCCATGTCATCAGCACCTGCTGCTGCTGAGAAACAACAAGTGGTAAAAATTAATTACAGAAAACAACCAAAATGagtcaaaattaaaaatagtgACAATAAAATAAAGAACAGCTATATGATGTTTACATACGAGGATCCTCGTCTTCGTCAACCCATTTGTCCCAATCTACTTTGACATAATGCGGTGTCTTCCCATCTCCTTTCAATAGCTTACTCCACCAAACTTTCTCTGCCTTCTCCACAATACAGACTATACTCCTCACTCCAATACTTATTTTGCTTTCCTACAACACGAAATGACAAACAAGCATATCATACAGCAGAACAACAACCCGACATTTCAAAACAATATCCCATCACACAAACTAGAACTCATACCTCTACATCAACCTTATCGAAAAGGTCGAGTTTCAGCTCATAGTGGTTATTCCCGGCGCCGGCACTAGCGGAGAAGATGAAAACTCCTTCAGGCTCAAGCTTAACCTTGGCGTCCTTGGCATCGGGCAGAAGCACAGTAAGGAAGACCTTGTCCTCCCTCTGGGCCCACTTCACCTCAGGATGACGACTGAGAAATTCAcaatcaaaacttcaaaatcgAACCGGAATCACATTTCTATGTTATTTGGGTACACAGCCCAACACGAATTAACAACATTCAACACAAAGAAGCAACTTTACGATTCACACAGAGAGCAGTTGATGGTAAGACGGGAAAAGTAAAATTGAATACGAAAAGAAGAGAATCAATCGCACAAACGCAATAATCAGATTGTGAAATTGTGAAATCAGaacaagagagaagagagaagagatgtACCTCATGATTGATTTAggggaaaagagaaagaaagtgaaaaacccTAGAAGCTGGAAATAAAACCCTCTTGGTGCGTTGTGACCTAACTGAGGGAGCCACTCAAATGGTTATATAGGCCGAACCGTCTATGACTCGCTGTTAAATAGACTGAGAGCAAAGCGTACGAGTCATCATTCTTCCACGACTTTATTTTGTCTTTATTACCCGCAATTGGAGTGACTCCTACTCATTCcccattcttttttctttttttttttaaattactgAATCAAGTATCAGATATTTTCTTCAAGTTCTTGGACGGTATATTCCTCAATCTCAGCTTTGGTTGTTAAGTTATTGCAGTGGTATGTCCTACTCTAATTGTTTACGAAATTACAGAATCATCCAGGAGCTTGATATCATGTCGCAGCTATTTCTTCTTAAGAATCTATTTACTAGCAGCTAATGCAGAAGCACTTATGAGCTTGATAGTTTGATTGAACTTGTCAGCTTCCCAGTAACCAACCAAAGATCATCATCCACGCCTTGTCAATGTGATTGCTGAGAGATAGGGCTGACTGCAGACTTCG is a genomic window containing:
- the LOC133740102 gene encoding uncharacterized protein Os08g0359500-like isoform X2, translated to MSRHPEVKWAQREDKVFLTVLLPDAKDAKVKLEPEGVFIFSASAGAGNNHYELKLDLFDKVDVEESKISIGVRSIVCIVEKAEKVWWSKLLKGDGKTPHYVKVDWDKWVDEDEDPPAAGADDMGMGGMDFSKFGGMGGDDAMGGMGGLGGMGGMGGMGGMGGMGGMDFSKLAGMGGEGGMGGMDFSKLAGMGGEGGMGGMDFSKLAGMGGDGAMGDFDDSDDDQEVSKPGEPDAAKSEADPSGEKKEAASST
- the LOC133740102 gene encoding uncharacterized protein Os08g0359500-like isoform X3, whose protein sequence is MSRHPEVKWAQREDKVFLTVLLPDAKDAKVKLEPEGVFIFSASAGAGNNHYELKLDLFDKVDVEESKISIGVRSIVCIVEKAEKVWWSKLLKGDGKTPHYVKVDWDKWVDEDEDPPAGADDMGMGGMDFSKFGGMGGDDAMGGMGGLGGMGGMGGMGGMGGMGGMDFSKLAGMGGEGGMGGMDFSKLAGMGGEGGMGGMDFSKLAGMGGDGAMGDFDDSDDDQEVSKPGEPDAAKSEADPSGEKKEAASST
- the LOC133740102 gene encoding uncharacterized protein OsI_027940-like isoform X4, with the translated sequence MSRHPEVKWAQREDKVFLTVLLPDAKDAKVKLEPEGVFIFSASAGAGNNHYELKLDLFDKVDVEESKISIGVRSIVCIVEKAEKVWWSKLLKGDGKTPHYVKVDWDKWVDEDEDPPAAAGADDMGMGGMDFSKFGGMGGDDAMGGMGGLGGMGGMGGMGGMGGMGGMDFSKLAGMGGEGGMGGMDFSKLAGMGGDGAMGDFDDSDDDQEVSKPGEPDAAKSEADPSGEKKEAASST
- the LOC133740102 gene encoding uncharacterized protein Os08g0359500-like isoform X1, whose amino-acid sequence is MSRHPEVKWAQREDKVFLTVLLPDAKDAKVKLEPEGVFIFSASAGAGNNHYELKLDLFDKVDVEESKISIGVRSIVCIVEKAEKVWWSKLLKGDGKTPHYVKVDWDKWVDEDEDPPAAAGADDMGMGGMDFSKFGGMGGDDAMGGMGGLGGMGGMGGMGGMGGMGGMDFSKLAGMGGEGGMGGMDFSKLAGMGGEGGMGGMDFSKLAGMGGDGAMGDFDDSDDDQEVSKPGEPDAAKSEADPSGEKKEAASST
- the LOC133740102 gene encoding uncharacterized protein OsI_027940-like isoform X7, which translates into the protein MSRHPEVKWAQREDKVFLTVLLPDAKDAKVKLEPEGVFIFSASAGAGNNHYELKLDLFDKVDVEESKISIGVRSIVCIVEKAEKVWWSKLLKGDGKTPHYVKVDWDKWVDEDEDPPAAGADDMGMGGMDFSKLAGMGGEGGMGGMDFSKLAGMGGEGGMGGMDFSKLAGMGGDGAMGDFDDSDDDQEVSKPGEPDAAKSEADPSGEKKEAASST
- the LOC133740102 gene encoding uncharacterized protein OsI_027940-like isoform X6; the encoded protein is MSRHPEVKWAQREDKVFLTVLLPDAKDAKVKLEPEGVFIFSASAGAGNNHYELKLDLFDKVDVEESKISIGVRSIVCIVEKAEKVWWSKLLKGDGKTPHYVKVDWDKWVDEDEDPPAAAGADDMGMGGMDFSKLAGMGGEGGMGGMDFSKLAGMGGEGGMGGMDFSKLAGMGGDGAMGDFDDSDDDQEVSKPGEPDAAKSEADPSGEKKEAASST
- the LOC133740102 gene encoding uncharacterized protein OsI_027940-like isoform X8, producing MSRHPEVKWAQREDKVFLTVLLPDAKDAKVKLEPEGVFIFSASAGAGNNHYELKLDLFDKVDVEESKISIGVRSIVCIVEKAEKVWWSKLLKGDGKTPHYVKVDWDKWVDEDEDPPAGADDMGMGGMDFSKLAGMGGEGGMGGMDFSKLAGMGGEGGMGGMDFSKLAGMGGDGAMGDFDDSDDDQEVSKPGEPDAAKSEADPSGEKKEAASST
- the LOC133740102 gene encoding uncharacterized protein OsI_027940-like isoform X5 — protein: MSRHPEVKWAQREDKVFLTVLLPDAKDAKVKLEPEGVFIFSASAGAGNNHYELKLDLFDKVDVEESKISIGVRSIVCIVEKAEKVWWSKLLKGDGKTPHYVKVDWDKWVDEDEDPPAAAGADDMGMGGMDFSKFGGMGGDDAMGGMGGLGGMGGMGGMGGMGGMGGMDFSKLAGMGGEGGMGGMDFSKLAGMGGDGAMGDFDDSDDDQEVSKPGEPDAAKSEADPSGEKKEAASST